One window of Thermacetogenium phaeum DSM 12270 genomic DNA carries:
- a CDS encoding DUF5049 domain-containing protein gives MGNENLITDKIYRQIMAIRDSGACNMFDLPRVQEEAYKKGFYELVVFLNEHKKEYAEFILTGKR, from the coding sequence ATGGGTAACGAGAATCTGATAACTGATAAGATTTATCGGCAGATTATGGCCATACGGGACAGCGGTGCCTGTAATATGTTTGACTTGCCAAGAGTACAGGAAGAGGCATACAAAAAGGGTTTTTATGAATTGGTGGTATTTCTTAATGAACACAAGAAAGAATATGCTGAGTTTATCCTGACAGGCAAACGATAA
- a CDS encoding head maturation protease, ClpP-related produces MNKSQKPKPVRRFWNWIQNDDGSRTLYIDGPIAEESWLGDEVTPKQFKSELLSGEGDITIWINSPGGDIFAANQIYNMLMDYKGKVTVKIDGIAASAASVIAMAGGDVFMSPVSMMMIHNPMTIAIGDTEEMEKAIAMLEEIKESIINAYELKTGLSRAKISHLMDAESWFNARKAVELGFADGILFMEDESFPSEFEVSGGMIFSRQAVTNSILQKLKPKEKPKGTPIESLEKRLFLLKP; encoded by the coding sequence TTGAACAAATCACAAAAACCAAAACCGGTTCGCCGCTTCTGGAACTGGATACAAAACGATGATGGCAGCCGGACATTATATATTGACGGCCCAATAGCTGAAGAAAGCTGGCTGGGAGACGAAGTAACTCCCAAACAGTTCAAATCAGAGCTGTTGTCCGGAGAGGGTGATATAACGATCTGGATCAACAGCCCTGGCGGAGATATATTTGCAGCTAATCAAATTTACAACATGCTTATGGATTACAAAGGCAAAGTGACGGTAAAGATTGACGGTATTGCAGCCAGCGCCGCTTCGGTCATAGCTATGGCCGGAGGTGACGTCTTTATGTCACCAGTCAGCATGATGATGATTCACAACCCTATGACGATAGCCATCGGTGATACAGAAGAAATGGAGAAAGCTATCGCAATGCTGGAAGAAATAAAGGAATCCATCATCAACGCTTATGAACTGAAAACCGGACTTTCCAGGGCAAAAATATCGCACCTAATGGATGCAGAAAGCTGGTTTAACGCAAGAAAAGCGGTGGAACTTGGCTTTGCCGATGGAATCTTGTTTATGGAGGATGAATCATTCCCATCCGAATTTGAAGTATCAGGAGGAATGATCTTCAGCAGGCAGGCAGTAACAAATTCCATCCTGCAAAAGCTTAAACCAAAAGAGAAACCAAAAGGAACACCAATTGAGTCGCTTGAAAAGCGGCTTTTTTTATTAAAACCTTAA
- a CDS encoding DUF4314 domain-containing protein: MSVRDFPSKETVLHLKEQYPPGTRVELICMNDPYSKLKPGDQGTVSFVDDIGTVHINWDCGSSLGAAYGVDMIRKL, translated from the coding sequence ATGAGTGTAAGAGACTTTCCTTCAAAAGAAACAGTCCTTCACCTTAAAGAGCAGTATCCGCCGGGAACACGCGTTGAGCTTATCTGCATGAATGATCCGTATTCTAAGCTGAAACCGGGAGACCAAGGAACAGTATCTTTCGTGGATGATATCGGAACTGTTCATATCAACTGGGACTGCGGTTCTTCTTTGGGTGCAGCTTATGGTGTAGATATGATCAGAAAGCTGTAA
- a CDS encoding site-specific DNA-methyltransferase, with protein sequence MDILKIPTEKLKPSKYNPRKDLKPGDPEYEKLRRSIEEFGYVEPVIWNKRTGNIVGGHQRYKVLTALGYKEIDCVVVDLDEQREKALNVALNKISGEFDIPLLTDLLMDLNEDGFDVSLTGFDAAEIDELFRDKTIANVKEDNFDTEKAIAEIKIPVTKKGDIWVLGSHRLMCGDSAMLSDVQKLMDGKKARFVFTDPPWNVDYGSDTRHPSWKPRQILNDRMSTEEFGAFLLRAFNCMREVSEAGCMTYVVMSAQEWGNVMNALREAGYHWSSTIIWKKDSLVLSRKDYHTQYEPIWYGWLEGTRLCPLKDRKQSDVWEIPRPKVSEEHPTMKPVSLVAKAMLNSSRAGDLALDLFGGSGTTMIAAQQTGRVCFMMELDPKYCDVIVKRYVSQFGADSVFLVTCSEKIPYAETQID encoded by the coding sequence ATGGATATACTGAAAATACCAACAGAAAAACTAAAACCTTCTAAATATAATCCGCGGAAAGATTTAAAGCCTGGTGACCCTGAATATGAAAAATTACGTCGGTCTATTGAAGAGTTTGGATATGTAGAGCCGGTTATATGGAATAAACGCACCGGGAACATTGTCGGCGGACATCAGCGTTATAAAGTACTTACAGCTTTGGGGTATAAGGAGATCGACTGTGTTGTAGTTGATTTGGATGAACAGCGGGAAAAGGCGCTCAATGTTGCACTGAATAAAATCAGCGGCGAGTTTGATATTCCGCTTTTGACTGATCTGCTTATGGATTTAAATGAAGATGGCTTTGATGTTTCTCTTACCGGGTTTGATGCTGCGGAAATTGATGAGTTGTTCCGTGATAAAACAATCGCTAATGTCAAAGAGGATAATTTCGATACAGAAAAGGCAATTGCAGAGATTAAAATTCCGGTTACCAAAAAGGGCGACATATGGGTACTTGGCAGCCACCGTCTGATGTGCGGCGATAGCGCCATGCTTTCAGATGTGCAAAAGCTGATGGACGGCAAAAAGGCGAGATTTGTTTTCACCGACCCGCCCTGGAATGTTGATTACGGTTCAGATACCAGACATCCGAGCTGGAAGCCGAGGCAAATTCTAAACGACAGGATGAGCACCGAGGAATTCGGCGCTTTTTTATTGCGCGCTTTTAACTGTATGCGCGAGGTTTCGGAGGCCGGATGCATGACCTATGTGGTGATGTCCGCGCAGGAATGGGGCAACGTTATGAACGCCCTGCGGGAGGCAGGGTACCACTGGTCGAGCACAATTATATGGAAAAAAGACAGCTTGGTACTATCAAGAAAGGACTATCATACCCAGTACGAGCCGATCTGGTACGGCTGGCTGGAGGGGACGCGCCTTTGCCCGCTTAAAGACCGCAAGCAGTCGGATGTCTGGGAGATACCCCGCCCGAAAGTATCGGAGGAGCACCCTACCATGAAGCCGGTATCGCTTGTAGCAAAGGCAATGCTCAACAGTTCCCGTGCGGGAGATTTGGCGCTTGATTTATTCGGAGGTTCCGGCACGACAATGATTGCGGCGCAGCAGACAGGGCGGGTTTGTTTTATGATGGAGCTTGACCCGAAATACTGTGATGTGATTGTAAAGCGCTATGTTTCACAATTTGGCGCAGATTCAGTATTCTTGGTAACATGTAGTGAAAAAATACCTTACGCGGAAACACAGATTGATTAA
- a CDS encoding DUF6329 domain-containing protein produces the protein MNDFHSTAFFVKHPFRIEDLKVPHRYEMRKRFAVVKTIELSKIDYENFIADLCVDRLFIEENKGLCRIDEDGVWLCLLVKRRGQSDGVLVMPDGRDYPKYAAYYPGEEDEQ, from the coding sequence ATGAATGATTTTCATAGCACCGCCTTCTTTGTCAAGCATCCGTTTAGGATTGAGGATCTAAAGGTGCCGCATCGGTATGAGATGAGGAAACGATTCGCAGTTGTGAAGACCATCGAGCTTTCAAAGATTGACTATGAGAACTTCATTGCAGACCTATGCGTCGACCGCTTGTTTATTGAGGAAAACAAAGGGCTTTGCCGCATTGACGAGGACGGAGTGTGGCTTTGCTTGCTGGTTAAGCGACGGGGACAATCTGACGGAGTGCTGGTAATGCCGGACGGTAGGGATTATCCAAAGTACGCCGCATATTATCCTGGAGAGGAGGACGAGCAATGA
- a CDS encoding phage portal protein, whose protein sequence is MNIFSRLFKARDKPKNSLFGNAYSFFFGGTSSGKAVNERTAMQTTAVYACVRILAEAIAGLPLHVYRYKEDGGKEKALTHPLYYLLHDEPNPEMTSFVFRETLMSHLLLWGNAYAQIIRDGSGRVLALYPLLPNKMTVDRAPNGELFYTYRRDSDESRVNPKAGLIYLRSDEVLHIPGLGFDGLIGYSPIAMAKNAIGMAIACEEYGASFFANGANPGGVLEHPGVLKDPAKVRESWNAVYQGSANAHRIAVLEEGMKFQPIGIPPEQAQFLETRKFQINEIARIFRVPPHMVGDLEKSSFSNIEQQSLEFVKYTLDPWVVRWEQALQKALLLPSEKRAYFVKFNVDGLLRGDYASRMNGYAVARQNGWMSANDIRELEDMNRIPAELGGDLYLVNGNMTRLADAGAFAGKNNAKTEGSKVEQITKTKTGSPLLELDTKR, encoded by the coding sequence ATGAATATCTTTTCCCGTTTGTTCAAAGCAAGGGACAAGCCGAAAAACAGCCTGTTCGGTAATGCATATAGCTTTTTCTTCGGCGGCACATCCAGCGGAAAAGCTGTCAATGAGCGGACTGCTATGCAGACAACTGCAGTGTATGCCTGTGTAAGGATACTTGCAGAAGCCATCGCCGGGCTTCCGCTTCATGTGTACCGCTATAAAGAAGACGGTGGCAAAGAAAAAGCGTTGACCCACCCGCTCTATTATTTACTCCATGACGAACCAAACCCTGAGATGACTTCATTCGTGTTCCGAGAAACACTGATGAGTCATCTTCTTTTATGGGGAAATGCTTACGCTCAAATTATTAGGGACGGTTCCGGACGAGTGCTGGCGCTTTATCCCCTTTTGCCAAACAAAATGACGGTAGACAGGGCTCCAAACGGAGAACTGTTTTACACTTATCGGCGCGACAGCGATGAGAGTAGGGTTAATCCAAAAGCAGGCCTTATATACCTTCGAAGTGATGAGGTTCTTCACATCCCGGGACTCGGTTTTGACGGACTGATCGGATACTCCCCTATTGCTATGGCCAAGAATGCCATAGGCATGGCTATTGCCTGTGAAGAGTACGGAGCATCCTTTTTTGCCAACGGTGCAAATCCGGGTGGCGTTCTGGAACATCCCGGTGTATTAAAGGATCCGGCAAAGGTGCGTGAAAGCTGGAACGCTGTCTATCAAGGAAGTGCCAATGCTCACCGCATTGCAGTTCTGGAAGAGGGAATGAAGTTTCAACCAATCGGCATTCCACCCGAACAGGCACAGTTTTTAGAGACAAGAAAGTTTCAGATAAATGAAATTGCTCGGATATTCCGAGTACCTCCCCATATGGTTGGAGATCTTGAAAAGTCAAGCTTTTCAAACATCGAACAGCAATCTCTGGAATTTGTTAAATACACGCTTGACCCGTGGGTGGTGCGTTGGGAACAGGCTCTCCAAAAAGCGCTGCTTTTACCATCAGAGAAGCGGGCATACTTTGTCAAATTCAATGTAGATGGCCTTCTGCGCGGTGATTATGCAAGCCGCATGAATGGTTATGCTGTAGCTCGCCAGAACGGCTGGATGTCTGCTAACGATATCCGCGAGCTTGAGGACATGAACCGGATTCCGGCGGAGTTGGGTGGAGATCTGTATCTTGTTAACGGTAACATGACCAGGCTTGCCGATGCAGGTGCCTTTGCAGGCAAAAACAATGCTAAAACGGAGGGATCAAAAGTTGAACAAATCACAAAAACCAAAACCGGTTCGCCGCTTCTGGAACTGGATACAAAACGATGA
- a CDS encoding terminase TerL endonuclease subunit translates to MRFLFSCSTLGKEAAKLRKLKRYKPTKFMAEGSRYDKEAADAAVTFINCLKHTKGEWYGMPFELIDWQEQIVRDIFGILKPNGYRQFNTAYIEIPKKQGKQLALDTPIPTPDGWKRMGELKQGDVVFDENGSPCHVLALSEIDDTEQAYRLTFGDGSSIIAGARHLWKVQVINNGRKERLLQTQQMYEAFSAYRKRHKDAPFRSIYRIPVAGALKLPDAKLPVDPYLYGYWLGNGCATRPEITIRTCDVAGVLKRIPYEVSSLWKNVGDSVVVRIPVLKSVLLKSHHSKHIPSEYLRASENQRWELLQGLMDSDGCIGKLKAQSIYVSTEKQLALDVRELLWSLGIKNSMTESPSQRCGKPTGKTLYTIRFTSFADLPTSGLARKLCRRKETGSSPTRSNYHYIHSIEPVKERIPMRCIQVSSPSRQYLAGTSMVPTHNSELAAAIALYLTCGDFEHGGEVYGCASDRQQASIVFDVAVDMVEQCPALKSRIKPMLSQKRLVYKPLGSFYQVLSAEAYTKHGLNVHGVVFDELHAQPNRDLYDVMLHGSGDARKQPLFFLITTAGTDRNSICWEVHQKAEDILQGRKIDPTFYPVIYSASDTDDWTSEKVWRKVNPSLGITVDIEKLRVACENAKQNPAEENLFRQLRLNQWVKQSLRWMQMDKWDKCAFPVDAEKLRGRTCYGGLDLSSTTDITAFVLVFLPLDESDKYQILPFFWIPEENIDQRVRRDHVPYDVWERQGFLYTTEGNVVHYGFIETFIEELGMKYNIKEIAFDRWGAIQMTQNLEALGFTVVPFGQGFKDMSPPTKELMKLTLEERIAHGGNPVLRWMMDNIYVKTDPAGNIKPDKEKSTERIDGAVALIMALDRALRHGGENIGSVYDERGLLIL, encoded by the coding sequence ATGAGGTTCCTTTTTTCTTGCTCAACTTTAGGAAAGGAGGCGGCAAAGCTGCGGAAGTTAAAGCGTTATAAGCCAACGAAGTTTATGGCGGAAGGTTCCCGATACGACAAGGAAGCGGCGGATGCCGCTGTTACTTTTATAAACTGCCTGAAGCATACCAAGGGTGAATGGTATGGAATGCCTTTTGAATTAATTGACTGGCAGGAACAGATTGTCCGGGACATATTCGGAATCTTGAAACCTAATGGATACAGGCAGTTTAACACTGCCTATATAGAAATTCCAAAAAAGCAGGGGAAACAGCTTGCCCTAGACACGCCTATCCCCACGCCGGACGGCTGGAAACGGATGGGGGAACTAAAGCAGGGAGACGTTGTATTTGATGAAAACGGAAGTCCCTGTCATGTTCTTGCCCTTAGCGAGATTGATGATACCGAACAGGCATACAGGCTTACGTTCGGCGACGGCAGCTCCATCATTGCCGGAGCAAGGCACTTGTGGAAAGTGCAGGTCATTAACAATGGGCGAAAGGAAAGGCTTCTTCAAACACAGCAGATGTATGAGGCTTTTTCCGCTTATCGAAAACGTCACAAGGACGCTCCCTTCCGTTCCATATACCGAATACCTGTTGCCGGAGCTTTAAAGCTGCCGGACGCCAAACTGCCGGTAGATCCGTATCTTTATGGCTACTGGCTGGGAAATGGGTGCGCCACCAGGCCGGAGATAACGATTCGCACATGCGACGTCGCGGGTGTGCTTAAAAGGATACCATATGAAGTGTCTTCCCTATGGAAAAACGTCGGCGACAGCGTGGTCGTGCGCATACCTGTTTTGAAAAGCGTACTATTAAAGTCCCATCACAGCAAGCATATCCCTTCGGAGTATTTGAGGGCTTCCGAAAATCAGCGCTGGGAACTCTTGCAGGGGCTTATGGATTCCGACGGCTGCATAGGAAAATTAAAAGCGCAAAGCATCTATGTCAGCACAGAAAAACAGCTTGCCTTGGACGTCCGTGAACTGTTATGGAGCCTCGGCATAAAAAACTCAATGACGGAAAGCCCGTCGCAGCGCTGCGGCAAGCCTACCGGCAAAACGCTTTATACAATCAGGTTCACATCATTTGCAGATCTGCCCACAAGCGGGCTTGCAAGAAAATTGTGCCGCCGCAAGGAAACAGGCTCATCCCCGACCCGATCCAATTACCACTATATCCATTCCATAGAGCCTGTAAAGGAGCGCATACCAATGCGGTGCATTCAGGTGAGCTCGCCGTCCCGCCAGTATTTGGCAGGGACTTCCATGGTGCCTACGCACAATTCCGAGCTTGCGGCGGCCATCGCCTTATACCTGACCTGCGGTGATTTCGAGCATGGCGGCGAGGTTTACGGATGTGCATCTGACCGTCAGCAGGCATCCATCGTTTTTGACGTTGCGGTTGACATGGTGGAACAGTGCCCGGCATTAAAGTCCCGGATTAAACCGATGCTGTCACAGAAGCGGCTGGTATATAAACCGTTAGGCAGTTTTTATCAGGTGCTTTCAGCGGAAGCATATACGAAACATGGCCTAAACGTCCATGGTGTGGTATTTGACGAACTTCATGCCCAGCCAAACCGGGATCTTTATGATGTAATGCTTCACGGATCTGGCGATGCAAGGAAGCAGCCGTTATTTTTCCTGATTACGACTGCTGGCACCGACCGCAATTCCATCTGCTGGGAAGTGCATCAAAAGGCAGAGGATATTTTGCAGGGACGCAAGATAGACCCGACTTTCTACCCTGTTATCTACAGCGCATCCGATACCGACGACTGGACAAGTGAAAAGGTATGGAGAAAGGTTAATCCGTCACTAGGCATTACAGTTGACATCGAAAAACTGAGGGTGGCTTGTGAAAATGCCAAGCAAAACCCCGCAGAGGAAAATTTATTCCGTCAGCTCCGCTTAAATCAGTGGGTGAAACAATCGTTACGCTGGATGCAAATGGATAAATGGGATAAGTGTGCATTTCCTGTTGATGCAGAAAAACTGCGCGGCAGAACCTGTTACGGAGGGCTTGACCTGTCATCTACTACCGATATTACAGCCTTTGTACTGGTGTTTCTGCCGCTTGATGAATCGGACAAATATCAGATCCTGCCTTTTTTCTGGATACCGGAGGAGAACATCGACCAGCGTGTGCGGAGAGATCATGTACCGTATGATGTCTGGGAGAGGCAAGGCTTTTTATATACCACCGAGGGTAACGTGGTGCATTACGGTTTTATCGAGACATTTATTGAGGAACTCGGTATGAAATATAACATTAAGGAAATAGCCTTTGACCGCTGGGGCGCAATTCAGATGACGCAAAACCTCGAGGCTTTGGGGTTTACGGTTGTTCCATTCGGTCAGGGTTTCAAGGATATGTCGCCGCCTACAAAAGAGTTGATGAAGCTGACATTGGAAGAACGCATCGCCCATGGTGGTAATCCAGTACTGCGGTGGATGATGGACAATATCTATGTCAAAACCGATCCCGCCGGAAACATTAAGCCGGATAAAGAAAAATCCACCGAGAGAATAGATGGTGCGGTAGCGTTAATTATGGCGCTTGACCGCGCGTTAAGGCATGGAGGAGAAAATATCGGTTCAGTCTATGATGAGCGTGGGCTTTTAATACTCTAA
- a CDS encoding gamma-glutamylcyclotransferase family protein gives MSKEKGTIYLAYGSNLNLKQMAYRCPTAKVLGSAKLTGYRLLFRGGNGGAVATIEKQKGERVPVLLWRIMPNDEKALDRYEGYPHLYRKETVKVRFKGQWVPAMVYIMNEGRPLGAPGRYYYEVIRQGYIDAGFDISFLNKAVRDSISAAEKSEV, from the coding sequence ATGAGCAAAGAAAAAGGAACCATATATTTAGCATACGGAAGCAACCTGAACTTGAAGCAAATGGCATACCGCTGTCCAACGGCGAAGGTGTTGGGGAGTGCAAAACTCACAGGATACCGGCTGTTATTCAGAGGAGGGAATGGCGGCGCAGTAGCGACAATAGAAAAACAAAAAGGTGAAAGAGTACCAGTACTGCTTTGGAGAATCATGCCTAATGATGAGAAGGCGCTGGACAGATATGAAGGTTATCCGCATCTATACCGGAAAGAAACGGTTAAGGTACGTTTTAAAGGGCAGTGGGTACCCGCAATGGTGTATATCATGAATGAAGGTAGACCTTTGGGAGCACCGGGTCGTTACTATTACGAGGTGATTCGGCAGGGCTATATAGATGCGGGTTTTGATATTTCGTTTCTCAATAAAGCGGTAAGAGATTCAATTTCAGCGGCAGAGAAGTCAGAGGTGTAG
- a CDS encoding amidoligase family protein: protein MLTTRFGIEVELTGITRKQAAKTAAAFLGGRIESSGDYYDTQKVIAPDGRVWKFMSDGSIRTQKKERGRIVTAGREYSVELVSPILTYREDIETLQELIRRLRKAGGFANTSCGIHIHIDGADHTPRSIRNFINIIASKNDLFYKALQIEPDRMRFCKKMDAALVEKMNRRKPKTMAAIESIWYEGYSESRSTHYHNSRYHFLNLHSFFNGNGTIELRGFNSELHAGKIRSYIVLALALNHQALTQKCASSKKPQVENEKFAMRTYLNRIGLIGDEFKNCREHLCKHLDGNAAWRFRAA, encoded by the coding sequence ATGCTTACAACGAGATTTGGAATCGAGGTAGAATTAACAGGGATTACAAGGAAGCAGGCGGCCAAAACTGCAGCAGCTTTTCTTGGCGGGAGGATTGAATCCAGCGGAGATTATTACGATACCCAAAAGGTTATTGCGCCGGACGGACGGGTATGGAAATTCATGAGTGACGGGAGCATCCGGACTCAGAAAAAGGAGCGCGGTCGGATTGTAACGGCTGGCCGGGAATATAGTGTCGAGTTGGTAAGTCCGATACTGACATACCGCGAGGACATTGAAACCCTGCAGGAATTGATAAGGAGGCTTCGCAAGGCGGGAGGTTTTGCAAACACAAGCTGTGGAATTCATATCCATATAGACGGTGCAGACCACACACCGCGAAGCATCCGTAATTTTATCAACATTATCGCCAGCAAGAATGACCTTTTCTATAAAGCATTGCAGATTGAGCCGGACAGGATGCGGTTTTGTAAAAAGATGGATGCGGCACTGGTTGAGAAGATGAATCGGCGTAAGCCCAAAACCATGGCGGCGATTGAGAGCATCTGGTACGAAGGTTACAGCGAAAGCCGAAGCACCCATTACCATAATAGCAGGTACCACTTTTTGAACCTGCACAGCTTTTTTAATGGCAATGGGACAATTGAGCTTCGAGGCTTTAACAGCGAACTTCATGCGGGAAAAATTAGAAGCTACATAGTGCTTGCCCTTGCGTTAAACCATCAGGCGTTAACGCAAAAATGCGCTTCCAGCAAGAAGCCGCAGGTTGAAAATGAGAAATTTGCCATGCGGACATACCTCAACCGCATAGGACTTATTGGTGATGAGTTCAAAAACTGCCGGGAGCACCTTTGCAAACACCTCGACGGCAACGCGGCATGGCGGTTTCGGGCAGCATAG